One window of Polyangiaceae bacterium genomic DNA carries:
- a CDS encoding polysaccharide biosynthesis/export family protein, with amino-acid sequence MQRFILALLLVLLATTGLVSCGAPLPNYPYAKEPDPRRAEYVIGVGDTLRIRIWKNPELNTDIQVRPDGTITMSLIGDVHAADLTPTQLKHEIKKKMSVFIKDEAAVVTVAVTDVRSYRVTVSGNVAQPGVITAERYLTVLEAVALAGGPSRFASPAETKIIRIGSDGKVRHIPVRYDLLAEGEHLEMNLVLLRGDQVFVP; translated from the coding sequence ATGCAACGATTCATTCTCGCGCTCCTGCTAGTGCTGCTCGCAACCACTGGCCTCGTCAGCTGCGGTGCGCCGCTCCCCAACTACCCCTACGCCAAGGAGCCGGACCCGCGCCGTGCCGAGTACGTGATTGGGGTGGGAGACACGTTGCGAATTCGCATCTGGAAGAATCCCGAGCTCAACACGGACATCCAGGTACGGCCCGATGGCACCATCACGATGTCGCTGATCGGCGACGTCCACGCTGCAGATCTCACGCCGACCCAGCTGAAGCACGAGATCAAGAAGAAGATGTCGGTCTTCATCAAGGATGAGGCAGCAGTGGTCACCGTCGCAGTCACGGATGTTCGCAGCTACCGCGTCACGGTGTCAGGAAACGTCGCGCAGCCAGGTGTAATCACCGCTGAGCGCTACCTGACGGTGCTCGAGGCGGTCGCCCTGGCAGGCGGCCCGAGTCGGTTCGCTTCCCCCGCGGAAACGAAGATCATCCGTATCGGCTCCGACGGCAAAGTCCGGCATATCCCTGTCCGCTACGACCTGCTCGCCGAGGGTGAGCACCTGGAAATGAACCTGGTGCTGCTACGCGGCGACCAAGTGTTCGTGCCCTGA